A genomic window from Photobacterium gaetbulicola Gung47 includes:
- a CDS encoding putative fatty oxidation complex, alpha subunit (COG1024,COG1250) encodes MYQGQSFQIVEHGKYAELVFNDQQDKVNTLRDSALKELEACAEVLQAANIDGLVIRSDKPLFSAGADIKAFRGLFAAGEAAIEDYLSWVHSVYSRIEDLPYPKVAIINGVAAGGGVELSMLAEYRLATTDVKISLPEVKLGIMPGYGGTTRLPRIVGLDTSLQWLTTGKNFKAEKAMEQRFVDGVIDPTKVNAVEEAIAVLDSCVAGDLNWQARQAEKKQPLPLSQYEQMMSISVARGMAFKVAGKQYPAPHIILDTVEKAATIGRDEALAVERKGIAKCAASGVADALVSVFLSDMHVKAKTRSFTGKSDKTAEIGVIGAGIMGGGIAYVSADRNIDVVMKDINKSGLQLGLSEANKLLSKQVDKGRKSASQMGDVLNRIQPTLHDAALESTDLIIEAVVENPKVKEIVLAGLENAAPNAVIASNTSTLMISGLAKSLKRPENFCGIHFFNPVHRMPLVEVIRGEQTSDETVAKAVRYVEQLGKTPIVVNDCGGFLVNRCLTPYMLAFNQLVLDGGDIAIIDKTMSKSFGWPMGPAHLTDVIGLDTAEHCVESMDAAFPGRLGAPEVNLFKIMVENQRLGQKNGAGFYNYVADRRGRVKPSTSETALSLISGNRKEAREFDADTITMRLMLPMMFEIIRCLDEGIVASPQEADIAMIYGTGFPPFRGGLFYYMDQIGLPKLVEIARQYEQFGPLYALPEGLLTRAENGETFY; translated from the coding sequence ATGTATCAGGGACAAAGTTTCCAGATTGTTGAACACGGCAAGTATGCTGAACTGGTATTCAATGATCAGCAAGACAAAGTCAACACGCTGCGTGACAGTGCGCTTAAAGAGCTAGAAGCCTGTGCAGAGGTACTTCAGGCCGCCAACATTGACGGCCTGGTTATCCGCTCTGACAAGCCACTATTTAGTGCCGGTGCGGATATCAAAGCGTTCCGTGGCCTTTTTGCCGCTGGCGAAGCCGCTATTGAGGACTACCTGTCATGGGTACACAGCGTTTACAGCCGCATTGAAGACCTGCCATACCCGAAAGTGGCCATTATCAATGGGGTAGCTGCCGGCGGCGGCGTCGAGCTTTCGATGCTGGCTGAGTACCGTCTGGCTACGACCGATGTCAAAATCAGCTTACCGGAAGTGAAGCTTGGGATTATGCCCGGCTACGGCGGCACCACCCGACTACCACGTATTGTCGGTCTGGATACGTCACTGCAGTGGCTCACCACAGGCAAGAACTTCAAGGCAGAAAAAGCCATGGAGCAACGCTTTGTCGACGGGGTTATTGATCCGACTAAAGTGAACGCTGTAGAAGAAGCAATTGCTGTTCTGGATAGCTGTGTTGCCGGCGATCTCAACTGGCAGGCCCGCCAGGCCGAGAAGAAACAGCCACTGCCCCTGAGCCAGTATGAGCAGATGATGTCTATCAGCGTTGCGCGCGGCATGGCATTCAAAGTTGCCGGGAAACAATACCCAGCACCACACATCATCCTCGACACGGTGGAAAAAGCAGCAACCATAGGGCGTGATGAAGCCTTGGCTGTCGAGCGCAAAGGCATTGCAAAATGTGCGGCATCGGGCGTTGCTGATGCATTGGTATCCGTATTCCTGTCAGATATGCACGTCAAGGCCAAAACACGCTCGTTCACAGGTAAATCAGACAAGACGGCTGAGATAGGTGTGATCGGGGCTGGCATCATGGGCGGCGGGATCGCCTACGTGTCAGCCGACCGCAACATCGATGTCGTCATGAAAGACATCAACAAGTCAGGCCTGCAGCTTGGCTTATCGGAGGCCAACAAGCTGCTGTCAAAACAAGTTGATAAGGGACGCAAATCAGCTTCGCAAATGGGTGATGTCCTTAACCGCATCCAGCCAACGCTGCATGATGCCGCCCTGGAAAGTACCGACCTGATTATTGAAGCCGTCGTTGAGAACCCGAAGGTTAAGGAAATTGTGCTAGCCGGCCTGGAAAACGCTGCGCCGAATGCTGTCATCGCATCGAACACATCAACCCTGATGATCAGCGGCCTAGCAAAATCACTCAAGCGCCCAGAGAATTTCTGTGGTATCCACTTCTTCAACCCAGTTCACCGCATGCCATTGGTTGAGGTGATCCGTGGCGAACAAACCAGCGATGAAACGGTTGCCAAAGCAGTTCGCTACGTTGAACAACTGGGCAAAACACCGATCGTTGTTAATGACTGCGGCGGCTTCCTGGTTAACCGCTGCCTGACACCTTACATGCTGGCGTTCAACCAGCTAGTGCTTGACGGCGGTGATATTGCCATTATTGACAAGACGATGTCTAAAAGCTTTGGCTGGCCGATGGGTCCTGCACATCTGACCGATGTCATTGGCCTAGACACAGCAGAACACTGCGTTGAGTCTATGGACGCGGCCTTCCCTGGACGTTTGGGCGCGCCTGAGGTCAACCTGTTCAAAATCATGGTTGAGAACCAGCGTCTCGGGCAGAAAAATGGGGCAGGCTTCTACAACTATGTTGCTGACCGCCGTGGCCGTGTCAAACCTTCGACAAGCGAAACGGCACTGTCTTTAATTTCCGGCAACCGCAAAGAAGCTCGAGAGTTTGACGCAGACACTATCACTATGCGTCTCATGCTACCGATGATGTTTGAAATTATCCGTTGTTTGGACGAAGGCATTGTTGCATCTCCGCAAGAAGCTGATATTGCAATGATTTACGGTACGGGCTTTCCTCCTTTCCGTGGTGGCCTTTTCTACTACATGGATCAAATCGGCCTACCGAAGCTGGTGGAAATTGCCCGTCAGTATGAGCAATTCGGACCGCTGTATGCGCTGCCGGAAGGCTTATTGACTCGTGCCGAAAATGGCGAAACCTTCTACTAA
- a CDS encoding 3-ketoacyl-CoA thiolase (COG0183), with the protein MKNVVIVDATRTPMGRSKNGVFRHTRADDLSAHLMKAMFERQPNVKPEMVDDIIWGCVQQTEEQGANLARNAALLAGLPVTVPATTVNRLCGSSMDALHMAARAIKAEDADIILVGGVEHMGHVPMTKGMNFNPALDKQMAQASALMGMTAEALGKMHKVTREEQDALGARSHQLAHQATIEGRFANEIVPIMGHDANGRPILVKTDEVIRPETTPESLGQLRPVFDPVSGTVTAGTSSALSDGASCLLVMSEEKAKELGVRPRARIIAATSAGVPSAIMGYGPVPATQKALAKANLTIDDIDFAEVNEAFAAQAIPCLKDLGLWDVREEKVNLNGGAISLGHPLGCSGARIVGTLMNIMEDKGGRYGLATMCIGMGQGIATIIERI; encoded by the coding sequence ATGAAAAATGTAGTTATCGTTGATGCAACACGCACCCCTATGGGACGTTCCAAAAACGGTGTATTCCGTCATACTCGTGCTGATGACCTGTCGGCCCACTTGATGAAGGCCATGTTTGAACGTCAGCCAAACGTCAAACCTGAGATGGTTGATGATATCATCTGGGGGTGTGTCCAGCAGACAGAAGAGCAAGGGGCTAACCTCGCACGCAATGCCGCGCTGCTAGCTGGCTTGCCGGTGACAGTACCGGCCACAACGGTTAACCGCCTATGCGGCTCATCGATGGATGCACTGCATATGGCTGCCCGTGCCATCAAGGCAGAGGATGCTGACATTATCCTGGTTGGCGGTGTTGAGCACATGGGCCATGTGCCGATGACGAAGGGGATGAATTTCAACCCGGCACTAGACAAACAGATGGCGCAAGCCTCCGCATTAATGGGAATGACGGCAGAAGCGCTCGGCAAAATGCACAAGGTAACTCGGGAGGAGCAGGATGCATTAGGTGCACGCTCCCACCAGCTTGCGCACCAAGCCACGATTGAGGGCCGCTTTGCTAACGAAATCGTTCCTATCATGGGCCACGATGCTAACGGACGCCCAATTCTTGTAAAGACGGATGAAGTCATTCGTCCTGAAACAACACCGGAGTCACTGGGCCAACTTCGCCCTGTCTTTGATCCTGTCAGCGGGACAGTCACCGCCGGTACATCATCGGCGCTTTCTGACGGGGCGTCTTGCCTTCTGGTCATGAGCGAAGAGAAAGCCAAAGAGCTTGGCGTGAGGCCACGCGCTCGCATCATTGCCGCCACATCGGCGGGCGTTCCCTCCGCCATCATGGGCTACGGGCCGGTTCCTGCTACCCAGAAAGCCCTGGCTAAAGCAAACCTAACCATCGATGACATCGATTTTGCTGAGGTTAACGAAGCCTTTGCTGCGCAGGCAATCCCATGCCTAAAGGATCTTGGCCTGTGGGATGTACGTGAGGAAAAAGTAAACCTAAACGGTGGTGCTATCTCCCTAGGTCATCCTCTTGGTTGCTCCGGTGCACGTATCGTCGGCACACTGATGAACATCATGGAAGATAAAGGAGGCCGTTATGGCCTGGCAACCATGTGCATCGGTATGGGCCAAGGCATTGCGACAATCATTGAGCGGATTTAA